A stretch of the Actinomyces faecalis genome encodes the following:
- a CDS encoding DUF3054 family protein, whose translation MLPADLLAVVLIAFFSAASMHDVSLAPELLVHGAVAVVAGWVVSWLIARPQDHLETASRDGILVVAVTWLVWVLARVLAGADGVPGFALMLACFLLIGLGGWRWLYGFAKAQESLTPKALQRRLDAQDG comes from the coding sequence GTGCTCCCGGCTGACCTGCTCGCCGTCGTCCTCATCGCCTTCTTCAGCGCGGCCTCGATGCATGATGTCTCGCTCGCACCGGAGCTGCTCGTCCACGGAGCGGTAGCCGTGGTGGCCGGCTGGGTGGTGTCCTGGCTCATAGCCCGACCGCAGGACCATCTGGAGACTGCCAGCCGCGACGGCATCCTCGTCGTGGCGGTGACCTGGCTGGTGTGGGTGCTCGCCCGTGTGCTGGCCGGGGCCGACGGCGTCCCCGGGTTCGCCCTGATGCTCGCCTGCTTCCTGCTCATCGGCCTGGGCGGTTGGCGGTGGCTCTACGGCTTTGCTAAGGCTCAGGAGTCCCTGACGCCCAAGGCGCTCCAACGGCGCCTGGACGCGCAGGATGGCTGA
- the murI gene encoding glutamate racemase, with protein sequence MFDSGVGGLTVARAVLDQLPNEQVLYIGDTAHSPYGPRPLDEVRALALDVMDELVDSGVKMLVIACNTASAAVVHDARRRYTLGKGVPVVEVIHPAARAAARVTRNGRIGLIATQGTVDSRAYSDALEAVLGVELLSTACPDFVELAERGVTTGPEAMARAEEYLLPLRQAGVDTLILGCTHYPLLIGPISYVMGRDVTLVTSSEETAKDVYRGLASQGMLRDPGAPAAAHEFRATGDPESFAVLARRFLGPEVTRVIPAGLGNTVS encoded by the coding sequence ATGTTCGACTCCGGTGTCGGCGGTCTGACGGTGGCGCGTGCGGTCCTGGACCAGCTGCCCAATGAGCAGGTGCTCTACATTGGGGACACCGCCCATTCTCCCTACGGGCCTCGTCCGCTCGATGAGGTGCGGGCGCTGGCCCTGGACGTCATGGACGAGCTGGTGGACTCCGGGGTCAAGATGCTCGTCATCGCCTGCAACACGGCCTCCGCCGCGGTGGTGCACGACGCCCGACGGCGTTACACCCTGGGCAAGGGCGTGCCCGTGGTCGAGGTGATCCACCCTGCGGCTCGCGCAGCCGCGAGGGTGACCCGCAACGGCCGCATCGGGCTCATTGCCACCCAGGGGACGGTCGACTCGCGTGCCTACTCTGACGCGCTCGAGGCGGTTCTCGGCGTCGAGCTGCTGTCCACGGCCTGCCCGGACTTCGTGGAGCTGGCTGAGCGTGGCGTCACCACGGGGCCTGAGGCGATGGCCCGAGCGGAGGAGTATCTGCTGCCGTTGCGCCAGGCCGGGGTGGACACACTCATCCTGGGGTGCACCCACTACCCGTTGCTCATCGGCCCCATCTCCTACGTCATGGGCCGGGACGTGACTCTCGTGACCTCAAGCGAGGAGACTGCCAAGGACGTCTACCGAGGGCTGGCCAGCCAGGGCATGTTGCGCGACCCTGGGGCGCCTGCTGCGGCCCATGAGTTCCGGGCCACCGGCGACCCGGAGTCCTTCGCCGTGCTTGCCCGTCGTTTCCTCGGCCCGGAAGTGACTCGCGTCATACCTGCGGGCCTGGGAAATACCGTCTCCTGA
- a CDS encoding MBL fold metallo-hydrolase, which translates to MKITVIGCTGSMSGPDSSASSYLVQATGPGADGTPRTYSVVLDLGPGSMGQMLRYVDPADLDALVISHCHADHMVDLVGMHVFRRWNPAGALGPVLTIGPAELPDRLRGVDGTPEEETYATEFTFRTAVPGQCVQVGPLTITPFEALHPVEAYGYRVEGPSEVLGEDGVPARAAMAFTGDTDITESIVEMADGVDLLLAEAAFVEGRDTVRGMHLTGKRAGELAAGTAGQAPHRPVGHLVLTHIQPWTDPGVPLRNAAHVYDGPLEAATAGASWEL; encoded by the coding sequence ATGAAGATCACCGTCATCGGCTGTACCGGAAGCATGTCCGGCCCTGACTCCTCGGCCTCGAGCTATCTCGTCCAGGCCACGGGGCCGGGCGCGGACGGGACGCCGCGGACCTACTCGGTGGTTCTCGATCTGGGGCCGGGTTCGATGGGCCAGATGCTGCGATACGTGGACCCCGCTGATCTGGACGCCCTGGTGATCTCCCACTGCCACGCCGACCACATGGTCGACCTGGTGGGTATGCACGTCTTCCGCCGGTGGAACCCGGCGGGGGCGCTCGGCCCGGTCCTCACGATCGGTCCTGCTGAGCTGCCGGACCGTCTCCGCGGTGTCGACGGCACGCCGGAGGAGGAGACCTACGCCACGGAGTTCACCTTCCGCACGGCCGTCCCAGGTCAGTGTGTCCAGGTCGGTCCGCTGACCATCACGCCCTTCGAGGCGCTCCACCCCGTTGAGGCCTACGGCTACCGCGTCGAGGGGCCGAGCGAGGTACTGGGGGAGGACGGCGTTCCGGCCCGGGCCGCGATGGCCTTCACGGGGGACACCGACATCACCGAGTCCATCGTGGAGATGGCCGACGGCGTCGACCTCCTCCTGGCGGAGGCTGCCTTTGTCGAGGGCCGCGACACCGTGCGCGGGATGCACCTGACCGGAAAGCGAGCCGGGGAGCTGGCCGCCGGGACCGCGGGCCAGGCTCCGCACCGGCCTGTGGGGCACCTGGTGCTGACCCACATCCAGCCTTGGACCGACCCCGGTGTGCCGCTGCGCAACGCTGCCCACGTCTACGACGGCCCGCTGGAGGCAGCGACGGCGGGCGCGAGCTGGGAGCTGTGA
- the clpS gene encoding ATP-dependent Clp protease adapter ClpS, whose amino-acid sequence MSASAPVTSTSTREEPATQRLRLWRTVVHDDPINTMDYVVWVFRSYFRFPMGLARQRMMQVHTTGRAVVSRGPRERMEVDVTAMHSYGLRATIEPDGEDGDQPDQEGGY is encoded by the coding sequence ATGTCAGCCAGCGCACCCGTGACCTCGACCTCCACGCGCGAGGAGCCCGCGACGCAGCGTCTGCGGTTGTGGCGCACCGTCGTCCATGACGACCCGATCAACACCATGGACTACGTCGTGTGGGTCTTTCGCAGCTACTTCCGGTTCCCGATGGGACTGGCACGTCAGCGCATGATGCAGGTGCACACCACCGGGCGTGCTGTCGTCTCGCGCGGGCCTCGCGAGCGTATGGAGGTTGACGTCACGGCGATGCACTCCTACGGGCTCCGTGCCACGATCGAGCCCGACGGCGAGGACGGGGACCAGCCGGACCAGGAGGGAGGGTACTGA
- a CDS encoding DUF2017 family protein gives MQTFVPAAGGWESAVEQWECELVSSLVEQLLYVLTSEGAGARSGPSTSQTGQRSTESERDSAILASLDFQADDGEPQQGAVRSPQEDAELAPLLEVLLPDASEDPLTAVEVASMEREHLRSLKADRARLLLLQLREPSGQEVRVRVEQGQEQEWLGAVNDLRLVLAQRLGIESAEDAEEAHAVAWEDPPRQESEEARSRRAMSMVYDMLTWWQESLLTVMLSDDAPA, from the coding sequence ATGCAGACCTTTGTCCCTGCAGCAGGAGGCTGGGAGAGCGCGGTGGAGCAGTGGGAGTGCGAGCTTGTCTCCTCCCTGGTCGAGCAGCTGCTCTACGTCCTCACGTCCGAGGGAGCCGGTGCGCGGAGCGGACCCAGCACGTCACAGACCGGCCAGCGCAGCACCGAGAGCGAGCGTGACAGTGCGATCCTCGCCTCCCTTGACTTCCAGGCTGATGATGGTGAGCCGCAGCAGGGTGCCGTGCGCTCACCGCAGGAGGACGCGGAGCTGGCGCCGCTGCTGGAGGTGCTGCTGCCGGACGCCTCTGAGGACCCGCTGACTGCTGTCGAGGTCGCCTCGATGGAGCGTGAGCACCTGCGCTCGCTCAAGGCTGACCGCGCCCGTCTGCTCCTGCTCCAGCTGCGAGAGCCCTCGGGGCAGGAGGTCCGGGTCCGGGTGGAGCAGGGCCAGGAGCAGGAGTGGCTCGGAGCGGTCAACGACCTGCGGCTGGTCCTGGCCCAGCGCCTGGGGATCGAGTCCGCTGAGGACGCGGAGGAGGCGCACGCCGTCGCCTGGGAGGACCCGCCCCGGCAAGAGAGCGAGGAGGCGCGCTCGCGGCGTGCGATGTCCATGGTCTACGACATGCTCACCTGGTGGCAGGAATCACTGCTGACCGTGATGCTCAGTGACGATGCACCCGCATAG